One window from the genome of Cryptomeria japonica chromosome 6, Sugi_1.0, whole genome shotgun sequence encodes:
- the LOC131048088 gene encoding uncharacterized protein LOC131048088 yields MSFLRRLIGCKRGRMCRDNYSFSDTNSEHSVSASTKGLLKKWKNYQTVNHCSSSKRVVVLVDEGREAKVALLWALSNVLHGYHTLTLLHVLDNRDVGCTGGQFRRGNENGGKDSLDREFSLVKSLETICKSYCPEVQVEVVMTEGNKKSTILWWVKKLEASMLVVGQKKPSRFYRKEDTVDFCIANTECLTVGVRKRSSRIGGYIINSREVKNFWLLA; encoded by the exons ATGTCATTCTTGAGACGCCTAATTGGGTGTAAAAGAGGTCGAATGTGTAGAGATAATTACTCTTTCTCTGATACTAATTCTGAGCATTCTGTGTCTGCATCCACAAAGGGTCTTCTTAAGAAATGGAAGAATTATCAAACAGTTAACCACTGCAGTAGCAGTAAAAGAGTTGTGGTTTTGGTGGATGAAGGGAGAGAAGCTAAGGTGGCCCTCTTGTGGGCTCTCTCCAATGTCCTCCATGGTTACCACACCCTCACATTGCTTCATGTTCTTGACAACCGGGATGTTGGCTGCACAG GTGGTCAATTCCGGAGGGGTAATGAAAATGGGGGAAAAGATAGCCTGGACAGAGAATTCTCACTAGTCAAATCGCTGGAAACCATTTGCAAATCATACTGCCCAGAG GTTCAAGTTGAGGTGGTGATGACAGAAGGAAATAAAAAGAGTACAATTCTGTGGTGGGTCAAAAAATTAGAAGCATCAATGCTGGTGGTCGGCCAGAAGAAGCCATCAAGGTTTTACAG AAAAGAGGACACAGTGGACTTCTGCATTGCCAACACAGAGTGTTTGACTGTGGGTGTTAGAAAAAGAAGCAGCAGAATTGGAGGGTACATTATCAATAGCAGAGAGGTTAAAAACTTCTGGCTTCTGGCTTAG